In one window of Pseudodesulfovibrio sediminis DNA:
- a CDS encoding Na(+)/H(+) antiporter subunit D: METSMFIHPSLAFLAFALVVPFLPNWLWSNKGIRGALALIAPLVALYSIMTMVPGKYLGVEYLDQALFVSRVDKLSIVFGQVFAVIATIGAIYGMHVEDRGHFVCGSLYVAGGFGCVFANDLLTVFLFWELMSIGSTFLIWQARTEESVGAGFRYFLYHTVGGLFLLAGLLLKYKATGNFAFVGVDPAEAHLYDWLIMIGFCVNAAVVPLHAWLPDAYPRASIAGAVYMCAFTTKTAVYVLARGFAGWEVLAIAGTFMAVYGVLYACMENNARRILSYHIVSQVGYMVAGIGIGTAMTLNGAVAHAYAHILYKGLLFMGTGAILYSVGTVKLDKLGGLAYKLPWVMVLYMVAALSISGMPLFNGFISKTMTIAGAAEHHRTFLALGMEIAAVGTFISVGIKLPYFAFWGGKKEYVGEVKPVPWNMYVGMTICALLCIAQGVYPEMLYHYLPMPVEEHAFVPWTVVKVINSGLLLGFSGLAFYFTRKIITPHAKLNLDFDILYRLIGRVTMRVVCWPISKVDDIWTEVYRTVGLRALVGMGDRTSWFDKKGIDTVVDGSAYTVRNIGRVGAKAQTANLQDYLAWAAVLGLGIFALVWYFG; encoded by the coding sequence ATGGAGACTAGCATGTTCATCCATCCCTCCCTTGCATTCCTTGCATTCGCACTTGTAGTGCCTTTCCTCCCCAACTGGTTGTGGTCGAATAAAGGCATACGTGGCGCCCTGGCGCTTATAGCACCGCTTGTCGCGCTGTATTCCATCATGACGATGGTACCGGGCAAGTATCTCGGGGTTGAATACCTCGATCAGGCTCTGTTTGTGAGTCGCGTGGACAAACTGTCCATCGTCTTCGGGCAGGTCTTTGCAGTCATCGCCACCATCGGTGCCATATACGGCATGCATGTGGAAGATCGTGGACATTTTGTCTGCGGGTCCCTGTATGTGGCCGGTGGTTTCGGTTGTGTGTTCGCAAACGATCTGCTGACGGTCTTCCTGTTTTGGGAACTCATGAGCATCGGCTCCACGTTCCTGATCTGGCAGGCCCGAACCGAAGAGTCCGTTGGTGCCGGTTTCCGGTACTTCCTTTACCACACGGTGGGCGGCCTCTTCCTGCTTGCAGGTTTGCTGCTCAAGTACAAGGCAACCGGAAACTTCGCCTTTGTCGGTGTTGATCCGGCTGAAGCACATCTCTACGACTGGTTGATCATGATCGGTTTCTGCGTCAACGCCGCTGTCGTGCCCCTGCACGCATGGTTGCCCGATGCATATCCCAGAGCATCCATCGCCGGTGCGGTATACATGTGTGCCTTCACCACCAAGACGGCTGTCTATGTCCTGGCTCGCGGCTTTGCGGGATGGGAAGTTCTGGCAATCGCCGGAACGTTCATGGCGGTCTATGGTGTGCTGTACGCGTGTATGGAAAACAACGCTCGCAGGATTCTGTCCTACCACATTGTCTCCCAGGTGGGATACATGGTGGCGGGTATCGGCATCGGTACGGCCATGACGCTCAACGGCGCAGTGGCCCACGCGTATGCCCATATCCTGTATAAGGGCCTCCTGTTCATGGGCACCGGCGCAATTCTGTATTCCGTCGGCACCGTCAAACTGGATAAGCTGGGCGGGCTTGCTTACAAGCTGCCCTGGGTCATGGTCCTGTATATGGTCGCGGCCCTGTCCATCTCCGGCATGCCCCTGTTTAACGGCTTTATCTCGAAAACCATGACCATCGCCGGTGCTGCCGAGCATCACCGCACGTTCCTGGCTCTCGGGATGGAAATAGCCGCCGTCGGTACGTTTATCTCCGTCGGTATCAAGCTCCCGTACTTCGCGTTCTGGGGCGGCAAAAAAGAATATGTGGGAGAGGTCAAACCTGTCCCCTGGAATATGTATGTAGGCATGACCATCTGTGCTCTGCTCTGCATCGCACAGGGTGTATATCCCGAAATGCTGTACCATTACCTGCCTATGCCGGTCGAGGAACATGCTTTCGTGCCCTGGACTGTCGTCAAGGTTATCAACTCCGGCCTGTTGCTCGGTTTCTCCGGCCTGGCCTTCTACTTTACCCGCAAGATCATTACCCCGCACGCGAAGCTCAATCTGGACTTCGACATTCTGTATCGCCTTATCGGTCGAGTCACCATGCGCGTAGTGTGCTGGCCGATCTCCAAGGTGGATGACATCTGGACCGAGGTTTACCGGACCGTTGGTCTGCGTGCACTTGTTGGTATGGGCGATCGCACTTCCTGGTTTGACAAGAAGGGCATTGATACAGTGGTGGATGGCTCTGCCTACACCGTCAGGAACATCGGCAGGGTAGGGGCAAAGGCCCAGACCGCCAATCTGCAGGATTACCTGGCGTGGGCAGCCGTTCTCGGCTTGGGCATTTTCGCCCTGGTTTGGTACTTCGGCTAA
- a CDS encoding monovalent cation/H+ antiporter subunit D family protein, whose amino-acid sequence MEGVTIYSKILLPVVITLLVPLFIYLGRKDENRREAVSFIGAFLTFVSVAFMIPHVLDGEVLYFHVTTIMPGITIAFAADGLSMVFALIAPFLWFFVTSYNIGYMRGLNEHAQTRYYICFAVAIFGAIGVALSANVFTMYLFYEVITVFTYPLVYHHEDEEAKIGARKYIVYLMGTSKLFLLPAMVLTYVLVGNLDFNLTDIQHGMFSANVIAAHPRLVTLTYWLFIFGVGKAALMPFHNWLPSAMVAPTPVSALLHAVAVVKAGVFCVCRLVLSAFGTKTAGFLTMSQIFVGTPGTWLGDLSMGLGTAYIAAFTLTVASFIALTKDDIKARLAYSTVAQLSYVIIGVTMLSDMAVQGGVIHIAHHAFSKITLFMAAGAIYVAAHLKKISLMDGLGRRMPLTFGAFAVASLSMIGMPPVCGFVSKWYLINGTLDSHQWPLLVALLLSTALNAGYFVPITYRAFFKAPKPEANIGQYNEPSLTMVIPLLITATISVFLGLYPQIFLNFVKVLGKF is encoded by the coding sequence ATGGAAGGCGTAACTATATATAGTAAAATTCTTCTGCCGGTGGTGATCACTCTGCTTGTGCCTCTGTTCATCTACCTTGGAAGAAAGGATGAGAACAGGCGTGAAGCTGTCAGCTTCATTGGCGCATTCCTGACGTTTGTCTCGGTGGCTTTTATGATCCCGCATGTTCTGGACGGGGAAGTCCTGTACTTCCACGTCACCACGATCATGCCTGGAATAACAATAGCATTCGCGGCCGACGGGCTTTCCATGGTGTTCGCCCTGATCGCGCCGTTCCTCTGGTTCTTTGTAACCAGCTATAACATCGGCTACATGCGCGGGTTGAATGAACACGCACAGACGCGGTATTACATCTGTTTCGCGGTGGCTATCTTTGGTGCCATCGGCGTGGCTCTGTCCGCCAACGTGTTCACCATGTATCTCTTCTACGAAGTGATCACCGTGTTCACCTACCCGCTGGTCTATCATCATGAGGACGAGGAAGCCAAGATCGGTGCTCGCAAGTACATTGTCTACTTGATGGGTACTTCCAAGCTCTTCCTCCTTCCTGCCATGGTGCTGACCTACGTGTTGGTCGGTAACCTTGACTTCAACCTGACAGACATCCAGCACGGCATGTTCTCCGCCAACGTCATAGCTGCACATCCCAGACTGGTCACCTTGACCTACTGGCTGTTCATCTTCGGTGTCGGTAAGGCAGCACTCATGCCGTTCCATAACTGGCTTCCCTCAGCCATGGTCGCGCCCACACCGGTTTCGGCCTTGCTGCATGCGGTGGCCGTTGTTAAGGCCGGTGTCTTCTGTGTCTGTCGCCTGGTGCTCTCGGCCTTCGGGACCAAGACCGCCGGCTTCCTGACCATGAGTCAGATCTTTGTCGGAACACCCGGCACCTGGCTCGGTGATTTGAGCATGGGACTCGGAACCGCGTATATCGCAGCGTTCACATTGACCGTGGCCTCATTCATCGCGTTGACCAAGGATGACATCAAAGCGCGGCTGGCCTACTCGACAGTGGCCCAGCTCTCCTATGTCATTATCGGTGTGACCATGCTGTCGGATATGGCGGTACAGGGTGGTGTCATTCACATCGCTCACCATGCCTTCTCCAAGATCACGCTCTTTATGGCTGCCGGTGCTATTTATGTCGCCGCGCACCTCAAAAAGATCAGCCTTATGGATGGCCTGGGACGGAGGATGCCGCTCACCTTTGGTGCGTTCGCAGTCGCCTCCCTGTCGATGATCGGCATGCCGCCGGTCTGTGGCTTCGTTTCTAAATGGTACTTGATCAATGGTACGCTTGATTCGCATCAATGGCCCCTGCTTGTCGCGCTGTTACTCAGTACAGCACTCAACGCAGGGTATTTTGTGCCCATCACATATCGTGCCTTTTTCAAGGCGCCCAAACCAGAAGCGAATATTGGCCAATACAACGAGCCGTCCCTGACTATGGTTATTCCGCTGTTGATTACAGCGACAATCTCGGTGTTCTTGGGTCTGTATCCGCAGATATTCCTGAACTTCGTCAAAGTTCTCGGCAAGTTCTAG
- the nuoK gene encoding NADH-quinone oxidoreductase subunit NuoK, producing MSALTLYQIVALILLCAGLFGLTQRRSLVGMLISVELMLNGAGLSIVAASQLTDYSAVLGQLGALFIMGLAAAEATLVLAIIVVVAKRFKSAKTSDITTLKE from the coding sequence ATGAGTGCTCTGACCCTTTATCAAATCGTGGCATTGATCCTCCTGTGTGCGGGCCTCTTCGGGCTGACACAGCGCAGGAGCCTTGTCGGCATGCTGATTTCGGTTGAGCTGATGCTCAACGGCGCTGGTCTGTCCATCGTGGCTGCATCGCAGCTCACGGACTACAGCGCAGTACTTGGTCAGCTTGGCGCCCTGTTCATCATGGGGCTTGCCGCTGCAGAGGCAACGCTGGTTCTGGCCATCATCGTGGTTGTGGCCAAGCGTTTCAAGTCAGCCAAAACCAGTGACATCACTACTTTGAAGGAATAG
- a CDS encoding NADH-quinone oxidoreductase subunit J family protein translates to MEVMAKVAFCVYTLVILGGSILAVSSSSLVRALVGLITTLVGVAGMYLLLASPFMAFMQLLIYVGAVSVLIFFAVMLTRAEQGGDEGGKAPMKTYVYGLAATIAPAGVLGWLVLTKPVESIAVPVEVTIKQLGEGLLGSYFLPFELISVILMVAMSGAVLLTWEKRGKK, encoded by the coding sequence ATGGAAGTCATGGCAAAAGTAGCATTTTGCGTGTACACGCTCGTCATTCTTGGCGGGTCCATACTCGCCGTATCGAGCAGCAGCCTGGTTCGCGCCCTGGTGGGACTTATCACCACCCTGGTCGGCGTGGCCGGGATGTATTTGCTGCTTGCTTCGCCGTTTATGGCATTCATGCAGTTGCTCATTTATGTTGGCGCGGTTTCCGTTCTGATCTTCTTCGCGGTCATGCTGACCCGGGCAGAACAGGGCGGTGATGAAGGCGGCAAGGCCCCCATGAAGACATATGTCTATGGGCTGGCGGCTACCATCGCTCCCGCAGGCGTGCTTGGCTGGTTGGTTCTGACCAAACCTGTCGAGTCCATCGCCGTCCCTGTTGAGGTGACCATCAAGCAACTGGGCGAGGGGCTGCTTGGCTCCTACTTCCTGCCCTTTGAGCTGATCTCGGTCATCCTCATGGTCGCCATGTCCGGAGCAGTGCTCCTGACTTGGGAAAAGAGGGGGAAGAAATAA
- a CDS encoding 4Fe-4S dicluster domain-containing protein, which translates to MGKFRENIIQPILDCWSLMVGLKITGKYFCKPLITVHYPREVIDDENLETYGGHVELIGKPKDPATPKCISCMMCVTNCPSKCLKVVKQKAPKPTPEQEAAMAAAKEAGEKVVKPKAPKNPAKFTYDYTLCSLCGNCIDNCPPKSLKFSNNMYWVATSRKEMNIDLLARLKEQATELSAPAPKTEAKPATAEKEA; encoded by the coding sequence ATGGGAAAATTCAGAGAAAATATTATACAGCCGATTCTCGACTGCTGGAGCCTGATGGTCGGGCTGAAAATCACGGGTAAGTATTTTTGCAAACCCCTGATTACCGTCCATTATCCCCGCGAAGTCATCGACGACGAGAATCTGGAAACATATGGCGGGCATGTCGAACTGATCGGCAAGCCCAAGGATCCGGCCACGCCCAAATGCATTTCATGCATGATGTGTGTGACCAATTGTCCGAGCAAGTGTCTGAAAGTGGTCAAGCAGAAGGCTCCAAAGCCCACGCCTGAACAGGAAGCAGCCATGGCCGCAGCCAAGGAAGCTGGCGAGAAAGTCGTCAAGCCCAAGGCTCCCAAGAATCCGGCCAAGTTCACCTATGACTACACCTTGTGCAGTCTGTGTGGAAACTGCATAGACAACTGTCCGCCCAAGTCGCTGAAGTTCTCCAATAATATGTATTGGGTCGCGACTTCACGGAAAGAGATGAATATCGATCTTCTCGCCCGGCTCAAGGAGCAGGCCACGGAGTTATCCGCACCGGCTCCCAAAACCGAGGCCAAACCGGCCACGGCAGAGAAGGAGGCTTAA
- the nuoH gene encoding NADH-quinone oxidoreductase subunit NuoH, protein MSIFLQTLIYLVIAVIGSMVWLGLNALVLVYCERKFAGHIQRRPGPFEVGPHGALQPLIDGLKLMSKQLLTPDNSDAILYWLAPILSMIPVLALFMPIPYGPSVIGMDVNLGLLLILAFSSFNGLAVILAGWASNNKWGVLGAARAVAQTVAYEIPLLLTVLAITFMTGTLSLTEITAMQAGSILNWNIWPQWLGFIIFIIAMFGETNRAPFDLAEAESELTAGFHTEYSSMGFGLFFMAEYGYMVVMCSVCSVLYLGGYHDPFGGYTDGWWWMLLKTYALLFFMIWARWTFPRVRFDQLLNINWKWLLPLATFNLLATALIMKL, encoded by the coding sequence ATGAGCATATTCTTACAAACACTGATATACTTGGTTATCGCCGTCATCGGGTCCATGGTCTGGCTCGGGTTGAACGCCTTGGTGTTGGTCTATTGTGAACGTAAGTTCGCCGGCCACATCCAGCGCAGGCCCGGTCCTTTCGAGGTCGGCCCTCACGGCGCACTTCAGCCGCTTATCGACGGCTTGAAACTCATGAGTAAACAGCTCCTGACTCCGGACAACTCGGATGCAATCCTGTATTGGCTTGCCCCTATCCTGTCCATGATTCCGGTGCTCGCACTCTTCATGCCCATTCCGTACGGTCCGTCCGTCATCGGTATGGACGTAAACCTCGGTCTGCTGCTTATCCTGGCGTTTTCCAGCTTCAACGGGCTGGCCGTCATCCTGGCAGGTTGGGCCTCCAACAACAAATGGGGCGTTCTCGGCGCGGCTCGTGCTGTTGCACAGACCGTTGCTTACGAGATTCCGCTGTTGCTGACCGTACTGGCCATTACCTTTATGACCGGCACTCTTAGCTTGACCGAAATTACAGCCATGCAAGCCGGCTCAATCCTTAACTGGAATATTTGGCCGCAATGGCTGGGCTTCATCATCTTCATTATAGCCATGTTTGGTGAAACAAACCGTGCTCCCTTTGACCTGGCTGAGGCCGAGTCCGAGCTTACTGCCGGTTTCCACACTGAGTATTCTTCCATGGGCTTCGGTCTCTTCTTTATGGCTGAATACGGATACATGGTTGTAATGTGCTCCGTCTGTTCCGTCTTGTATCTGGGTGGTTACCATGATCCCTTCGGTGGTTATACCGACGGTTGGTGGTGGATGCTTCTCAAGACCTACGCACTGCTGTTCTTCATGATCTGGGCTCGTTGGACCTTTCCCAGGGTTCGTTTTGACCAGTTGTTGAACATCAACTGGAAATGGTTGCTGCCGTTGGCCACATTCAACCTGTTGGCCACTGCGCTGATCATGAAGTTGTAG
- a CDS encoding NADH-quinone oxidoreductase subunit D, translating into MSAYQNLEQMKGDFYTQKFEAGKQDGTLIINMGPQHPSTHGVLRIVIEVDGEYIVRAEPVLGYLHRMHEKMGESQTWGGFIPNMGRVDYGHAMAWNWAYVGAVEKLMGIEVPERAEYLRVIMTEFNRLTSHLLWWGAYILDLGAFTPIMYAFDDREMILDILQRPSASRLTYSNFRVGGVQQDFDDKCIELMKAFIPHFRERLPMYHDLVTENLILRRRIEGIGIIDQDMCRRYGCTGPVVRGAGVPYDVRKDEPYSVYDRFDFDIPTQTSACSAGRYHVRVAEMEQSLRIIEQALEQLDSAEGGHIVDKAPKPSMKPPAGEAYFNVEGGRGKIGVYAVSDGTKVPYRVKLRAPGFSNMNAFAESANGVILADAVAILGSLDLIIPELDR; encoded by the coding sequence ATGTCGGCTTACCAAAATTTAGAACAAATGAAGGGTGATTTTTACACCCAGAAGTTCGAGGCCGGGAAGCAGGACGGAACCTTGATCATCAACATGGGTCCGCAGCACCCGTCGACACACGGCGTACTGCGAATCGTGATCGAGGTGGATGGTGAATACATCGTCCGTGCCGAACCCGTATTGGGTTACCTGCACCGCATGCATGAGAAAATGGGCGAGTCCCAAACTTGGGGTGGCTTCATCCCGAACATGGGACGCGTAGACTACGGACACGCCATGGCCTGGAACTGGGCCTACGTGGGCGCAGTCGAAAAACTTATGGGCATTGAGGTACCTGAACGCGCAGAATACCTGCGGGTCATCATGACCGAGTTCAACCGCCTGACCTCCCACCTCCTGTGGTGGGGTGCCTATATCCTTGATCTCGGCGCGTTTACTCCCATTATGTACGCATTTGACGATCGTGAAATGATACTGGACATCCTGCAGAGGCCGTCGGCTTCCAGGTTGACCTATTCCAATTTCCGCGTCGGTGGTGTGCAGCAGGACTTTGACGACAAGTGTATCGAGTTGATGAAAGCATTCATCCCGCACTTCCGTGAAAGACTGCCCATGTATCATGACTTAGTAACTGAAAACCTGATTCTGCGTCGACGCATCGAAGGCATCGGCATCATTGATCAGGACATGTGTCGCCGCTACGGTTGCACCGGTCCTGTCGTTCGTGGTGCCGGCGTTCCGTATGATGTGCGGAAAGACGAGCCGTATTCGGTCTACGATCGTTTCGACTTTGATATTCCGACGCAGACTTCTGCCTGTTCGGCCGGACGCTATCATGTCCGCGTAGCCGAAATGGAACAATCCCTGCGGATCATCGAGCAGGCTCTTGAGCAGCTTGATAGCGCAGAAGGTGGCCACATCGTCGACAAGGCCCCCAAGCCGTCCATGAAACCGCCGGCAGGGGAAGCATACTTCAATGTCGAGGGCGGCCGTGGCAAGATCGGCGTGTACGCCGTTTCGGACGGAACCAAGGTTCCGTATCGTGTCAAGCTGCGTGCACCCGGCTTCTCCAACATGAACGCGTTTGCCGAATCCGCCAATGGCGTCATTCTGGCCGATGCCGTTGCTATCTTGGGTAGCCTGGACCTGATTATTCCGGAACTCGACAGGTAG
- a CDS encoding NADH-quinone oxidoreductase subunit C — translation MLQVLEGVATQCVAKQDKAKTGHVWSVFLAPNQVYKAAEQLYKAEYSLEDVLALDVEEGFLVIYHFNRWTIEERVTLRVLVSKDNPVVPSIAPIFDGAEWHERETRDFHGVSFEGNPNLVPLLMAAEDVDVHPLIKTAKVRKSIKDILDLGEVITCNKEIEALFAEAEAPEASDA, via the coding sequence ATGTTGCAGGTACTTGAAGGTGTTGCGACGCAATGTGTCGCAAAACAGGATAAAGCCAAAACAGGACACGTATGGTCTGTTTTTCTGGCTCCGAATCAGGTCTACAAAGCTGCCGAGCAGCTTTACAAAGCTGAATATTCCCTCGAAGACGTCCTCGCATTGGATGTCGAAGAGGGTTTTTTGGTGATCTATCATTTTAATAGATGGACTATCGAAGAGCGTGTCACGCTCCGGGTGCTTGTCAGCAAAGACAACCCTGTCGTTCCATCCATAGCTCCTATTTTCGATGGAGCCGAGTGGCATGAGCGGGAAACCCGCGATTTCCACGGCGTTTCCTTTGAGGGCAACCCCAACCTCGTGCCGCTTCTGATGGCTGCCGAGGATGTGGATGTGCATCCATTGATCAAAACCGCCAAAGTCCGCAAGTCCATCAAGGATATTCTGGATCTTGGCGAAGTGATCACATGTAATAAGGAAATAGAAGCATTGTTTGCGGAAGCGGAGGCCCCGGAGGCCTCCGATGCGTAG
- a CDS encoding NADH-quinone oxidoreductase subunit B: MAAQDSVVQQEILTAGGHHMDPPIVNLQLAQDIFDVCRSMSLWPMTFGLACCAIEMMATGMARFDMARFGAEVFRPSPRQSDVMIVAGTVTKKMAPAVVRLYEQMPGPKWVIAMGNCAISGGPFKIKDNYNVIEGVDTLIPVDVYVPGCPPRPEGLLEGFFELQRLITGKRWWPVAAEVEGK; the protein is encoded by the coding sequence ATGGCCGCGCAGGATTCAGTAGTGCAACAGGAAATTTTGACGGCTGGAGGGCACCACATGGACCCGCCCATCGTCAATCTTCAACTGGCACAGGACATTTTCGACGTCTGTCGGTCCATGTCCTTGTGGCCCATGACATTCGGCCTCGCATGCTGTGCCATCGAAATGATGGCGACCGGTATGGCAAGGTTCGACATGGCTCGCTTCGGCGCGGAAGTATTCCGGCCGTCACCGCGTCAGTCTGATGTCATGATCGTCGCAGGCACCGTGACCAAAAAGATGGCACCGGCCGTTGTCAGGCTGTATGAACAGATGCCCGGACCCAAGTGGGTCATTGCAATGGGCAACTGTGCCATCTCCGGCGGGCCTTTCAAGATCAAGGACAACTACAACGTTATCGAAGGCGTGGATACATTGATCCCCGTTGACGTGTACGTGCCTGGCTGTCCGCCCAGACCTGAAGGTCTGCTTGAAGGCTTCTTCGAGTTGCAGCGTCTCATCACCGGCAAACGTTGGTGGCCTGTTGCTGCCGAGGTGGAGGGTAAGTAA
- a CDS encoding NADH-quinone oxidoreductase subunit A → MVFNWLHFAIILFLLAGLLFAVGPLVLAVLFAPRARGGDVGMPYECGMVPYGSSWARLGVSYYVYALIFLAFDVDVLYLFPVSTAYADAEGVVPFVKVFIFLLFLILSVIYFWAKGVFTWPRRIQ, encoded by the coding sequence ATGGTTTTCAACTGGCTGCATTTTGCAATCATCTTGTTTTTGCTCGCCGGCTTACTGTTTGCCGTCGGGCCTTTGGTCCTAGCAGTGCTGTTTGCTCCCAGAGCGCGGGGCGGGGATGTTGGAATGCCGTATGAGTGCGGCATGGTTCCCTATGGCAGCTCCTGGGCGAGGTTGGGCGTATCTTATTATGTATACGCTCTGATCTTCCTCGCCTTCGATGTAGATGTCCTTTACTTGTTTCCGGTTTCAACAGCCTATGCTGATGCAGAGGGTGTTGTTCCGTTCGTGAAGGTCTTTATCTTCCTGCTCTTTCTTATTCTTTCCGTCATCTATTTTTGGGCGAAAGGGGTGTTTACATGGCCGCGCAGGATTCAGTAG
- a CDS encoding diguanylate cyclase domain-containing protein → MDKTVQKVLIVDDSKTNLALLEHMLRDIECQVVRAEGGLEALNLVRSHEFALILLDIQMPGMNGYETATKIKESESSRHIPIIFITAIYQDDDNVRQGYETGAVDYLFRPVEVNILTSKVRAFLEMNERRVLLQQEIQEHERTEKALRCAEEKYRSIFERTVEGLFQCTLDGEFIEANPAMVHILGFQSADQVVGKPGLRLSIMTDDSQWQSYQDALVKDGAVSCFEFRIERQDGEIVWCSESSHVITPDDGAPFIEGVVEDITERKTGELELQRLATIDSLTGVFNRHKFFDRLEHDLAVAKRYDSLVAVLFVDLNEFKHINDTFGHQVGDELLRMVAQRLKQRTRESDTLARIGGDEFGIILCGLEDKEGAIAVTKGLLDVVSEPFMLHGREVIVGATIGISFFPDDGKDPVTLISRADAAMYGAKKKCKMDFGTYMECGIPR, encoded by the coding sequence ATGGACAAGACAGTGCAAAAAGTACTCATAGTTGATGATTCCAAGACGAATCTGGCGTTGCTCGAGCACATGCTCAGGGACATCGAGTGCCAGGTGGTTCGGGCTGAAGGAGGACTGGAGGCACTGAATCTGGTCCGGTCTCATGAGTTTGCTTTGATTTTGTTGGATATTCAGATGCCCGGCATGAATGGATACGAGACCGCGACCAAGATCAAGGAATCCGAGTCCAGTCGACATATTCCTATTATATTTATCACCGCCATTTATCAGGATGACGACAATGTCAGGCAGGGATATGAAACCGGGGCTGTGGATTATCTGTTCAGGCCGGTTGAGGTGAACATACTGACCAGTAAGGTTAGAGCCTTTCTTGAAATGAATGAGCGCAGAGTTCTACTGCAACAGGAAATTCAGGAGCACGAGAGGACAGAGAAAGCCCTACGGTGTGCAGAAGAAAAGTACAGATCCATTTTCGAGAGAACGGTGGAAGGGTTGTTTCAGTGCACACTGGATGGCGAGTTCATTGAAGCCAATCCGGCCATGGTCCATATTCTCGGTTTTCAATCGGCCGATCAGGTGGTGGGTAAACCCGGCCTTCGGCTGTCGATAATGACGGATGACAGCCAGTGGCAGAGTTATCAGGACGCCCTTGTTAAAGATGGGGCTGTTTCCTGTTTTGAATTTCGTATTGAACGGCAGGATGGTGAGATTGTCTGGTGCTCAGAGAGTTCTCATGTGATCACTCCGGATGATGGCGCGCCCTTTATAGAAGGCGTTGTCGAAGATATTACAGAGCGCAAGACCGGAGAACTGGAGTTGCAACGTCTTGCCACAATCGACAGTCTGACCGGTGTGTTCAATCGGCATAAGTTTTTTGACCGACTGGAGCATGACCTGGCTGTTGCCAAACGGTACGACAGCCTTGTGGCAGTGCTGTTTGTTGATCTCAATGAATTCAAGCATATCAATGATACATTTGGTCACCAGGTAGGTGATGAATTGTTGCGGATGGTCGCTCAGCGATTAAAACAGCGCACCCGGGAATCCGACACCCTCGCTCGGATCGGGGGGGATGAGTTTGGCATTATCCTGTGCGGCCTTGAAGACAAGGAAGGCGCGATCGCTGTGACCAAGGGGCTGCTTGATGTCGTTTCAGAGCCGTTTATGCTCCATGGGCGGGAAGTCATCGTCGGCGCAACCATCGGCATCAGTTTTTTTCCAGATGACGGCAAGGATCCGGTCACCCTTATCAGCAGGGCAGATGCGGCCATGTACGGTGCGAAGAAAAAGTGCAAGATGGATTTTGGCACATATATGGAGTGTGGCATTCCTCGATAA
- a CDS encoding 2-phosphosulfolactate phosphatase — protein MIVNVVECLAQAERAKGLAVIIDVFRSSTVACYAFDKGVGAYYAVDSLDRAKELASDKSGLVIGEKRGVPVEAFDLKNSPTLLKDVDLTGETLIHSTNAGTKGMALCNADQVLTGSFVNAQATVEYIRQQDPELVTLVAMGAGGTMRAQEDMMCAMYIKNALEEYPNSFDTLKSFLAGVDSAEMFFDDARTDAPENDFEMCMDLDLFDFVIKAESVSEGVVQLNMISVAIGETA, from the coding sequence ATGATTGTCAACGTAGTGGAGTGCCTGGCACAGGCCGAACGAGCCAAGGGATTGGCTGTTATTATCGATGTATTTCGTTCCAGCACTGTGGCGTGTTACGCTTTCGACAAAGGTGTGGGAGCTTACTATGCCGTGGACTCCCTCGACCGTGCCAAGGAATTGGCGTCGGACAAGAGTGGGCTGGTCATCGGTGAAAAGAGAGGGGTGCCGGTTGAAGCGTTTGACCTCAAGAATTCACCGACGTTGTTGAAGGACGTTGATTTGACGGGCGAAACCTTGATTCACTCCACCAATGCGGGGACCAAGGGGATGGCACTGTGCAATGCGGATCAGGTCTTGACCGGCTCTTTTGTCAACGCTCAGGCCACTGTGGAATATATTCGGCAGCAGGATCCGGAGCTGGTGACGCTGGTGGCCATGGGGGCTGGCGGAACCATGCGGGCACAGGAAGATATGATGTGTGCCATGTACATCAAGAATGCCCTGGAAGAGTATCCCAACAGCTTTGACACGTTAAAGAGCTTTTTGGCCGGGGTGGATAGTGCCGAGATGTTTTTTGACGATGCACGGACAGACGCTCCCGAGAACGATTTTGAAATGTGCATGGATTTGGATTTGTTTGATTTCGTGATCAAAGCAGAGTCCGTCTCAGAGGGCGTGGTACAACTGAACATGATTTCAGTTGCGATCGGGGAAACTGCATAG